A DNA window from Fibrobacter sp. UWH4 contains the following coding sequences:
- a CDS encoding cytochrome c has product MRFNRQICWGLFLVAAYGLLLGVSAFADSDSTVKEKPALQPEPGSPGDTLTREDARMALLVYKLLDKDGKIKGANITRGKELFYQNCRPCHGSDGKRFNFAPYYEPPAFIGQRAREEMPTFWYQMNFGDKERSMAAYIDELELQDLIDIAGFAQTLP; this is encoded by the coding sequence ATGCGTTTCAATCGGCAAATATGTTGGGGACTTTTCCTAGTGGCGGCATACGGGTTGCTGCTCGGAGTTTCCGCCTTTGCCGATAGCGATTCCACCGTGAAAGAAAAGCCAGCCCTCCAACCCGAACCGGGTTCACCGGGAGACACGCTCACCCGCGAAGACGCCCGCATGGCCCTTCTCGTGTACAAGCTGCTCGACAAGGACGGGAAAATCAAGGGAGCAAACATCACGCGCGGCAAAGAGCTCTTCTACCAGAACTGCAGGCCCTGCCACGGAAGCGACGGAAAGCGCTTCAACTTCGCGCCCTACTACGAACCGCCCGCATTCATAGGACAGCGCGCCCGCGAGGAAATGCCCACCTTCTGGTACCAGATGAACTTCGGCGACAAGGAACGCAGCATGGCCGCCTACATCGACGAGCTGGAGCTGCAGGACCTTATCGACATCGCGGGATTTGCGCAGACGCTCCCGTAG